The following proteins are co-located in the Lagopus muta isolate bLagMut1 chromosome 11, bLagMut1 primary, whole genome shotgun sequence genome:
- the IP6K1 gene encoding inositol hexakisphosphate kinase 1 isoform X2, whose protein sequence is MCVCQTMEVGKYGKNATKSGDRGVLLEPFIHQVGGHSSMMRYDDHTVCKPLITREQRFYESLPPEMKEFTPEYKGVVSVCFEGDSDGYINLVAYPYMENEALEQDDMPERDQPRRKHSRRSLHRSSSGTEHKEEKPGLASDSTESIQEAKSSRMDLHIHSDVPFQMLDGNSGLSSEKISHNPWSLRCHKQQLSRMRSESKERKLYKFLLLENVVHHFKFPCVLDLKMGTRQHGDDASEEKAARQMKKCEQSTSATLGVRVCGMQVYQLNTGHYLCRNKYYGRGLSIEGFRNALYQYLHNGIELRKDLFEPVLAKLRSLKAVLERQASYRFYSSSLLIIYDGKDSRAEMFVECHSETRLKQMASSVPESLQDGGSMEPSSPPHPMVDVRMIDFAHSTFKGFRDDPTVHDGPDRGYVFGLESLINIMEQLREGNQ, encoded by the exons ATGTGTGTTTGTCAAACCATGGAAGTGGGCAAGTATGGCAAGAATGCCACTAAATCTGGAGACCGgggggtgctgctggagccttTCATTCACCAGGTGGGCGGCCACAGCAGCATGATGCGCTACGACGACCACACCGTCTGCAAGCCGCTCATCACCAGGGAGCAGCGCTTCTATGAGTCCCTGCCTCCAGAAATGAAGGAGTTCACGCCTGAGTACAAAG GTGTGGTGTCTGTCTGTTTTGAGGGAGACAGCGATGGCTACATTAATCTGGTGGCATATCCCTACATGGAGAATGAAGCTTTGGAGCAAGATGACATGCCAGAGAGGGACCAGCCACGACGCAAGCACTCGCGTCGGAGCCTTCACAGGTCAAGCAGTGGCACTGAGCACAAGGAGGAAAAGCCTGGCCTGGCCAGTGACAGCACAGAAAG CATCCAGGAGGCAAAGAGTTCCAGGATGGACTTGCACATCCACTCGGATGTTCCGTTTCAGATGTTGGATGGGAACAGTGGGCTGAGCTCTGAGAAGATCAGCCATAACCCCTGGAGCCTGCGCTGccacaagcagcagctgagccGCATGCGCTCGGAGTCCAAGGAGAGAAAGCTCTACA AGTTCCTTTTGCTGGAGAACGTGGTGCATCATTTCAAGTTTCCCTGCGTGCTTGATCTGAAGATGGGGACCAGACAGCACGGGGATGATGCCTCTGAGGAGAAAGCTGCTCGGCAGATGAAGAAGTGTGAACAGAGCACTTCTGCCACCTTGGGCGTGCGAGTGTGTGGGATGCAG GTCTACCAGCTGAACACAGGGCATTACTTATGCAGGAATAAATACTATGGACGTGGTCTTTCCATCGAGGGCTTCCGCAATGCCCTCTACCAGTATCTCCACAACGGCATAGAGCTGCGCAAGGACCTCTTTGAGCCTGTCCTTGCCAAACTCCGAAGCTTGAAGGCAGTTTTGGAGAGACAGGCCTCCTACCGCTTCTACTCCAGCTCCCTTCTCATCATTTACGACGGAAAGGACAGCAGGGCAGAGATGTTTGTGGAGTGCCACTCGGAGACGCGCCTGAAGCAGATGGCCAGCTCTGTGCCGGAGAGCCTTCAGGATGGCGGCAGCATGGAGCCCAGCTCCCCCCCACACCCCATGGTGGATGTGCGTATGATTGACTTTGCACACAGCACATTCAAAGGCTTCCGTGATGACCCCACTGTGCACGACGGACCTGACAGAGGTTATGTGTTTGGGCTGGAGAGCCTCATCAACATCATGGAACAGCTGCGTGAGGGAAACCAGTAG
- the IP6K1 gene encoding inositol hexakisphosphate kinase 1 isoform X1 — translation MCVCQTMEVGKYGKNATKSGDRGVLLEPFIHQVGGHSSMMRYDDHTVCKPLITREQRFYESLPPEMKEFTPEYKGVVSVCFEGDSDGYINLVAYPYMENEALEQDDMPERDQPRRKHSRRSLHRSSSGTEHKEEKPGLASDSTESSIQEAKSSRMDLHIHSDVPFQMLDGNSGLSSEKISHNPWSLRCHKQQLSRMRSESKERKLYKFLLLENVVHHFKFPCVLDLKMGTRQHGDDASEEKAARQMKKCEQSTSATLGVRVCGMQVYQLNTGHYLCRNKYYGRGLSIEGFRNALYQYLHNGIELRKDLFEPVLAKLRSLKAVLERQASYRFYSSSLLIIYDGKDSRAEMFVECHSETRLKQMASSVPESLQDGGSMEPSSPPHPMVDVRMIDFAHSTFKGFRDDPTVHDGPDRGYVFGLESLINIMEQLREGNQ, via the exons ATGTGTGTTTGTCAAACCATGGAAGTGGGCAAGTATGGCAAGAATGCCACTAAATCTGGAGACCGgggggtgctgctggagccttTCATTCACCAGGTGGGCGGCCACAGCAGCATGATGCGCTACGACGACCACACCGTCTGCAAGCCGCTCATCACCAGGGAGCAGCGCTTCTATGAGTCCCTGCCTCCAGAAATGAAGGAGTTCACGCCTGAGTACAAAG GTGTGGTGTCTGTCTGTTTTGAGGGAGACAGCGATGGCTACATTAATCTGGTGGCATATCCCTACATGGAGAATGAAGCTTTGGAGCAAGATGACATGCCAGAGAGGGACCAGCCACGACGCAAGCACTCGCGTCGGAGCCTTCACAGGTCAAGCAGTGGCACTGAGCACAAGGAGGAAAAGCCTGGCCTGGCCAGTGACAGCACAGAAAG CAGCATCCAGGAGGCAAAGAGTTCCAGGATGGACTTGCACATCCACTCGGATGTTCCGTTTCAGATGTTGGATGGGAACAGTGGGCTGAGCTCTGAGAAGATCAGCCATAACCCCTGGAGCCTGCGCTGccacaagcagcagctgagccGCATGCGCTCGGAGTCCAAGGAGAGAAAGCTCTACA AGTTCCTTTTGCTGGAGAACGTGGTGCATCATTTCAAGTTTCCCTGCGTGCTTGATCTGAAGATGGGGACCAGACAGCACGGGGATGATGCCTCTGAGGAGAAAGCTGCTCGGCAGATGAAGAAGTGTGAACAGAGCACTTCTGCCACCTTGGGCGTGCGAGTGTGTGGGATGCAG GTCTACCAGCTGAACACAGGGCATTACTTATGCAGGAATAAATACTATGGACGTGGTCTTTCCATCGAGGGCTTCCGCAATGCCCTCTACCAGTATCTCCACAACGGCATAGAGCTGCGCAAGGACCTCTTTGAGCCTGTCCTTGCCAAACTCCGAAGCTTGAAGGCAGTTTTGGAGAGACAGGCCTCCTACCGCTTCTACTCCAGCTCCCTTCTCATCATTTACGACGGAAAGGACAGCAGGGCAGAGATGTTTGTGGAGTGCCACTCGGAGACGCGCCTGAAGCAGATGGCCAGCTCTGTGCCGGAGAGCCTTCAGGATGGCGGCAGCATGGAGCCCAGCTCCCCCCCACACCCCATGGTGGATGTGCGTATGATTGACTTTGCACACAGCACATTCAAAGGCTTCCGTGATGACCCCACTGTGCACGACGGACCTGACAGAGGTTATGTGTTTGGGCTGGAGAGCCTCATCAACATCATGGAACAGCTGCGTGAGGGAAACCAGTAG